From Kineosporia succinea, the proteins below share one genomic window:
- the pntB gene encoding Re/Si-specific NAD(P)(+) transhydrogenase subunit beta encodes MTASSAAQAAYIVSALLFVLSLAGLSKHETSRSGALHGIAGMAVALVATAVLAVDRLDLPSGEAVTGLLLMAVAVAGGAAVGLSRARRVEMTAMPELIAVLHSFVGLAAVLVGWNGYLQVSSGSTEVAADLLGIHHAEVFIGVFIGGVTFTGSVVAYGKLAGRLKSAPLVLPGKNVLNIGALAAFAGGTAWFTASPRVVLLLAVTALALALGWHLVASIGGGDMPVVVSMLNSYSGWAAAASGFLLNNNLLIVTGALVGSSGAYLSYIMCQAMNRSFISVIAGGFGQEAAVFAGRDYGEHREILVDEAVQLLKEASSVIITPGYGMAVAQAQYPVADLTRRLRERNVDVRFGIHPVAGRLPGHMNVLLADARVPYDIVLEMDEINDDFAGTSVVLVIGANDTVNPAALDDPGSPIAGMPVLRVWDAENVIVFKRSMAAGYAGVQNPLFFRDNTQMLFGDAKARVEEIVRAL; translated from the coding sequence ATGACCGCTTCCAGCGCCGCGCAGGCCGCCTACATCGTCTCCGCCCTGCTGTTCGTGCTCAGCCTGGCCGGGCTGTCGAAGCACGAGACCTCGCGATCCGGAGCCCTTCACGGCATCGCCGGGATGGCCGTGGCCCTGGTCGCCACCGCCGTGCTCGCGGTGGACCGGCTCGACCTCCCGAGCGGCGAGGCGGTCACCGGGCTGCTGCTCATGGCCGTCGCGGTGGCCGGCGGGGCGGCGGTCGGGCTCTCCCGGGCGCGCCGCGTCGAGATGACGGCCATGCCCGAACTCATCGCCGTGCTGCACAGTTTCGTCGGCCTGGCCGCGGTGCTGGTCGGCTGGAACGGGTACCTCCAGGTCTCGTCCGGATCGACCGAGGTGGCGGCCGACCTGCTGGGCATCCACCACGCCGAGGTGTTCATCGGGGTCTTCATCGGCGGTGTGACCTTCACCGGGTCGGTCGTGGCCTACGGCAAGCTGGCCGGGCGCCTGAAGTCCGCCCCCCTGGTGCTGCCCGGCAAGAACGTCCTGAACATCGGTGCGCTGGCGGCGTTCGCGGGAGGGACCGCCTGGTTCACCGCGTCCCCCCGGGTGGTCCTGCTCCTGGCCGTCACCGCCCTGGCGCTCGCGCTGGGCTGGCACCTGGTCGCCTCGATCGGCGGTGGCGACATGCCGGTCGTGGTCTCGATGCTGAACTCCTACTCCGGCTGGGCCGCCGCGGCCTCCGGGTTCCTGCTGAACAACAACCTGCTCATCGTCACGGGCGCCCTGGTCGGTTCTTCGGGTGCCTACCTGTCGTACATCATGTGCCAGGCCATGAACCGCTCGTTCATCTCGGTGATCGCGGGCGGATTCGGCCAGGAGGCAGCGGTTTTCGCCGGCCGCGACTACGGCGAGCACCGCGAGATCCTCGTCGACGAGGCGGTGCAGCTGCTGAAAGAGGCCTCGTCGGTGATCATCACGCCGGGCTACGGCATGGCGGTGGCCCAGGCGCAGTACCCGGTGGCCGACCTGACGCGGCGGCTGCGGGAGCGGAACGTGGACGTGCGCTTCGGCATCCACCCGGTGGCCGGGCGCCTGCCCGGGCACATGAACGTGCTGCTGGCCGACGCCCGGGTGCCCTACGACATCGTGCTCGAGATGGACGAGATCAACGACGACTTCGCGGGCACGTCGGTGGTGCTGGTGATCGGCGCGAACGACACGGTGAACCCGGCCGCGCTCGACGACCCGGGCAGCCCGATCGCCGGGATGCCGGTGCTGCGGGTGTGGGACGCCGAGAACGTCATCGTGTTCAAGCGCTCGATGGCCGCCGGCTACGCGGGGGTGCAGAACCCGCTCTTCTTCCGGGACAACACCCAGATGCTGTTCGGCGACGCCAAGGCCCGGGTGGAGGAGATCGTGCGGGCCCTGTGA
- a CDS encoding SAM-dependent methyltransferase, which produces MTELPDWAPRNIDLTTPSAARVYDYFLGGAHNFAPDREMARRILDLHPSAEVNAQANRAFLHRAVRHLVQQGVRQFIDLGSGIPTVGNVHEIAQREAPDSRVVYVDIDPIAVAHSELILHGVENAAVLNADLRHPAEILASAPVKNLIDLTEPVAFLMVAVLHFIPESDHPEQTIAALHEVAAPGSHLVISHGYDARLEQAAAGPALDGRLTGEGQQVLDTYRTADPITVRTRARVTELFGGFSLVDPGLVWVPQWRPDWPDDAGADPSSSYVIAGVGRKAG; this is translated from the coding sequence ATGACGGAGCTCCCCGACTGGGCGCCCCGCAACATCGACCTGACCACGCCGTCCGCGGCGCGGGTCTACGACTACTTCCTCGGCGGGGCGCACAATTTCGCCCCCGACCGCGAGATGGCCCGCCGCATCCTCGACCTGCACCCCAGTGCCGAGGTCAACGCGCAGGCCAACCGGGCGTTCCTGCACCGCGCGGTGCGGCACCTGGTGCAGCAGGGGGTGCGTCAGTTCATCGACCTCGGCTCGGGCATCCCCACCGTGGGCAACGTGCACGAGATCGCCCAGCGCGAGGCCCCCGACTCCCGCGTGGTCTATGTCGACATCGACCCGATCGCGGTGGCCCACAGCGAACTCATCCTGCACGGCGTCGAGAACGCGGCGGTGCTCAACGCCGACCTCCGCCACCCGGCCGAGATCCTCGCGTCCGCCCCGGTCAAGAACCTGATCGACCTCACCGAGCCGGTCGCCTTCCTGATGGTCGCGGTGCTGCACTTCATCCCGGAGTCCGACCACCCGGAGCAGACGATCGCGGCGCTGCACGAGGTCGCCGCCCCGGGCAGCCACCTGGTGATCTCGCACGGCTACGACGCCCGCCTGGAGCAGGCCGCGGCGGGCCCGGCGCTCGACGGCCGCCTGACCGGCGAGGGCCAGCAGGTCCTCGACACCTACCGCACGGCCGACCCGATCACGGTGCGCACCCGCGCCCGCGTGACCGAGCTCTTCGGTGGCTTCTCCCTGGTCGACCCGGGCCTGGTCTGGGTGCCGCAGTGGCGGCCCGACTGGCCCGACGACGCGGGCGCCGATCCGTCGTCGAGCTACGTGATCGCGGGCGTCGGCCGTAAGGCGGGCTGA
- the cydC gene encoding thiol reductant ABC exporter subunit CydC produces MKTEATTTSPVESPVSGRRALLLVLDEMRPDPWRLLLGAVTGAAAVACSIALLGVSGWLITRAAQQPPILFLMVAIVGVRAFGIGRGVLRYCERLVSHDVALRGVVRLRETLFGRLAAADDTVAAGLKRGDLLARLGADVDELGDVIVRGVLPFVTAILTGLASVVAVGIILPEAGAVLATAVLIAIVAVPGLAGIGGRRDVLGTAQARTEMSENVLALFDNLPELTVSGRVPDQLAAIRRSDDELSHGLDRAARPASWAAGLGSAVMSAAVLGSLVTGVIAVNEGRIREVALAVLTFVPLALAEVVAGLPAAAVSLVRASEAARRVVPLLATPEPDSHRTLDVQARPVPNSAYLMAGQKGLRLVRELPGLHLRAQDLAVGWPGREPAVRGVNLDLTAGRRIAVVGPSGQGKSTLLRTLAGLLPAAEGHMLMDDTDVGDGVELLDVHTRSLRHMVHLAADDAHVFGTTVRENLRVANKDATDPELLAALRRAGLGEWISGLGADGLDVVVGDPAGPGQGAGTHLLSGGIRRRMLMARAFVSGAPVLLVDEPAEHLDAATADDLVAEVLASPRADQSAVVVTHRLSPLAAADEVLVIDGGVVAARGTHDELIATYAPYRSAWAAERREIPAPALS; encoded by the coding sequence ATGAAGACCGAGGCGACCACCACGTCCCCCGTCGAGAGCCCGGTGAGCGGCCGGCGCGCGCTGCTGCTCGTGCTCGACGAGATGCGGCCCGACCCCTGGCGTCTGCTGCTCGGCGCCGTCACCGGTGCCGCGGCGGTGGCCTGCTCGATCGCCCTGCTCGGCGTCTCCGGCTGGCTCATCACCCGGGCCGCGCAGCAGCCGCCGATCCTGTTCCTGATGGTTGCGATCGTCGGTGTGCGCGCGTTCGGCATCGGCCGCGGGGTGCTGCGGTACTGCGAGCGGCTGGTCTCGCACGACGTCGCCCTGCGCGGCGTGGTGCGGCTGCGCGAGACGCTGTTCGGGCGTCTGGCTGCGGCCGACGACACCGTGGCGGCCGGGCTGAAGCGCGGTGACCTGCTGGCCCGGCTGGGCGCCGACGTCGACGAGCTCGGCGACGTGATCGTGCGTGGTGTGCTGCCTTTCGTCACCGCGATCCTCACCGGCCTGGCCTCGGTGGTGGCGGTCGGGATCATCCTGCCCGAGGCCGGCGCGGTGCTGGCCACGGCCGTGCTGATCGCGATCGTCGCGGTGCCCGGGCTGGCCGGGATCGGTGGCCGCCGCGACGTGCTGGGCACCGCGCAGGCCCGCACCGAGATGTCCGAGAACGTGCTCGCGCTCTTCGACAACCTGCCGGAACTGACGGTCAGCGGCCGGGTCCCGGACCAGCTGGCGGCGATCCGGCGCAGCGACGACGAGCTCTCCCACGGCCTCGACCGCGCCGCCCGTCCCGCCTCCTGGGCGGCCGGGCTCGGATCGGCCGTGATGTCCGCCGCCGTGCTCGGCTCGCTGGTCACCGGTGTGATCGCGGTGAACGAGGGCCGGATCCGGGAGGTGGCCCTGGCCGTGCTGACGTTCGTGCCGCTGGCCCTGGCCGAGGTGGTGGCCGGTCTCCCGGCCGCCGCGGTCAGCCTGGTGCGGGCCTCGGAAGCCGCGCGCCGCGTCGTCCCCCTGCTGGCCACCCCCGAACCGGACAGCCACCGCACCCTGGACGTGCAGGCCCGGCCGGTGCCGAACAGCGCCTACCTGATGGCCGGGCAGAAGGGGCTGCGGCTGGTGCGGGAACTGCCCGGGCTGCACCTGCGGGCGCAGGACCTGGCCGTCGGCTGGCCCGGCCGTGAACCCGCCGTGCGCGGCGTGAATCTGGACCTCACCGCCGGCCGCCGGATCGCCGTGGTCGGCCCCAGCGGCCAGGGCAAGAGCACGCTGCTGCGCACGCTCGCCGGTCTGCTGCCCGCCGCCGAGGGGCACATGCTGATGGACGACACCGACGTCGGCGACGGCGTCGAGCTCCTCGACGTGCACACCCGCAGCCTCCGGCACATGGTGCACCTCGCCGCCGATGACGCCCACGTCTTCGGCACGACCGTGCGAGAGAACCTGCGGGTGGCGAACAAGGACGCGACCGACCCCGAGCTCCTCGCGGCCCTGCGCCGGGCCGGGCTGGGGGAGTGGATCTCCGGGCTCGGTGCCGATGGTCTCGACGTGGTGGTGGGTGATCCGGCGGGCCCCGGGCAGGGGGCGGGCACGCACCTGCTCTCGGGCGGTATCCGGCGGCGGATGCTCATGGCGCGTGCCTTCGTCAGCGGCGCGCCGGTGCTGCTGGTCGACGAGCCCGCCGAGCACCTGGACGCGGCCACCGCCGACGACCTGGTGGCCGAGGTGCTCGCGTCACCCCGCGCCGACCAGAGCGCCGTGGTCGTCACCCACCGGCTCAGCCCGCTGGCGGCGGCCGACGAGGTGCTGGTGATCGACGGCGGGGTGGTGGCGGCGCGGGGCACGCACGACGAGCTGATCGCGACCTACGCGCCGTACCGCAGCGCCTGGGCGGCGGAACGCAGAGAGATCCCGGCCCCGGCCCTGTCCTAG
- the cydD gene encoding thiol reductant ABC exporter subunit CydD has protein sequence MKPLDPRLLRQARAARLYVGLTSGLGVATTALLVVQSLLLAHVVAGVATDGLTFGDVRGQVAGLGIVLAVRAVIAGAQERFGHRAATTVVRQLREKLIAHAVRETGRGGADLAVLTTRGLDALDGYLTRYLPQLVLASTLTPAVLVVVWWQDWIAGVTILLTLPLIPFFMALIGMATQDASDRSLVSLQRLGTQVLDLIAGLPTLRSLGTARAQRERVRVAGDAHRRATMKTLRTAFLSALALEVLVTLSVALVAVGIGLRLVHGTLDLQTGLAVLLLAPEVYAPLRAVGMHFHASQDGLAAAQQAFDVLERPVPAPGTVEAPDLSTAVVAFEGVTVQHDGVPHPTPSHLTASVGPGEIVALTGPSGCGKSTAVNVLLGLQKSTLGDVVVAGSVRLTDVDPASWWRQIAWCPQHPVLVPGTLRENVSLLRPSVSLDQVREASAVTGFEDVVRTVPGGWDARVGQGGTGLSAGQRQRLALTRLLLSEAPLVVLDEPTAHLDAGAEQAVLDLLGALRDRGRTVVLVAHRPALIAAADRTIDVSGRVAPGLETSSPMEVPA, from the coding sequence ATGAAGCCCCTCGATCCCCGGCTGCTGCGCCAGGCCCGCGCGGCCCGGCTCTACGTCGGCCTGACCTCCGGTCTGGGAGTGGCGACCACCGCCCTGCTGGTGGTGCAGTCGCTGCTCCTGGCCCACGTCGTCGCGGGTGTCGCGACGGACGGACTGACCTTCGGTGACGTCCGCGGCCAGGTCGCCGGGCTGGGGATCGTGCTGGCGGTCCGGGCGGTGATCGCCGGGGCGCAGGAGCGCTTCGGCCACCGCGCGGCCACCACCGTGGTGCGCCAGCTGCGCGAGAAGCTGATCGCCCACGCCGTGCGGGAAACCGGTCGCGGGGGAGCGGATCTCGCGGTGCTCACCACCCGCGGGCTGGACGCGCTCGACGGTTACCTGACCCGATACCTGCCGCAGCTGGTCCTGGCCTCCACCCTGACCCCGGCCGTCCTGGTCGTGGTCTGGTGGCAGGACTGGATCGCCGGCGTCACCATTCTTCTCACCCTGCCGCTGATCCCGTTCTTCATGGCGCTCATCGGCATGGCCACCCAGGACGCGTCCGACCGCAGCCTGGTCTCGCTGCAGCGCCTGGGCACGCAGGTGCTCGACCTGATCGCCGGTCTGCCCACGCTGCGTTCGCTCGGTACCGCCCGGGCCCAGCGCGAGCGGGTGCGCGTGGCCGGCGACGCCCATCGCCGCGCCACCATGAAAACCCTTCGCACCGCCTTTCTCTCGGCCCTGGCCCTGGAGGTGCTCGTCACCCTCTCGGTCGCGCTGGTCGCGGTCGGCATCGGGCTGCGTCTGGTGCACGGCACCCTCGACCTGCAGACCGGCCTGGCCGTGCTGCTGCTCGCCCCGGAGGTCTACGCACCGCTTCGCGCGGTGGGCATGCACTTTCACGCCAGTCAGGACGGGCTGGCCGCCGCCCAGCAGGCTTTCGACGTGCTGGAGCGCCCGGTTCCCGCGCCCGGAACGGTCGAGGCCCCGGACCTGTCCACCGCCGTCGTCGCTTTCGAGGGCGTGACGGTGCAGCACGACGGTGTCCCGCACCCGACGCCCTCGCACCTCACCGCCTCGGTGGGCCCGGGCGAGATCGTCGCGCTCACCGGCCCGAGCGGGTGTGGCAAGAGCACGGCGGTGAATGTGCTCCTGGGGCTTCAGAAGTCGACCCTGGGGGACGTGGTGGTCGCCGGATCCGTCCGGCTCACCGATGTCGACCCGGCGTCGTGGTGGCGCCAGATCGCCTGGTGCCCGCAGCATCCGGTGCTGGTGCCCGGCACCCTGCGGGAGAACGTGTCGCTGCTGCGCCCGTCGGTCTCGCTCGACCAGGTGCGCGAAGCCTCCGCGGTCACGGGTTTCGAGGACGTCGTGCGTACTGTTCCCGGCGGCTGGGACGCCCGGGTCGGCCAGGGGGGCACAGGCCTGTCGGCCGGTCAGCGTCAGCGGCTGGCGCTCACCCGGCTCCTGCTCAGCGAGGCCCCGCTGGTGGTGCTCGACGAACCCACCGCCCATCTCGACGCCGGGGCCGAGCAGGCCGTGCTCGACCTGCTCGGCGCGCTGCGCGACCGGGGGCGCACCGTCGTCCTGGTGGCGCACCGGCCCGCCCTGATCGCGGCGGCGGACCGCACGATCGACGTCAGCGGCCGGGTGGCTCCCGGTCTGGAAACCAGCTCCCCGATGGAGGTCCCGGCATGA
- the cydB gene encoding cytochrome d ubiquinol oxidase subunit II yields MELVTFWFILITVLWIGYLVLEGFDFGVGMLLPILGRNDTDRRVMINTIAPIWDGNEVWLIVAGGATFAAFPEWYATLFSGFYLPLLLILVGLIIRGVAFEYRGTIEGDRWRNLWDTAIVVGSTLPALLWGVAFANIVRGVPIDADKQFTGTLFTLLNPYGLLGGLTTLLLFAFHGALFLGLRTEGEIRARAIALAAKLSVPAIGVAVVFALWTQLAYGKAWTWGVVVVAAVALLTAAYGAFREREALGFGSTVLATASAVVLLFGCLFPDVMPSSTNELFSLTIHNASSTHYTLVVMTWAACFLTPVVILYQSWTYWVFWHRIGATKIPPGHGLPWSTPEAEASYR; encoded by the coding sequence GTGGAACTCGTCACCTTCTGGTTCATCCTCATCACGGTCCTGTGGATCGGCTACCTCGTGCTCGAGGGGTTCGACTTCGGGGTCGGGATGCTCCTGCCGATCCTCGGGAGGAACGACACCGACCGCCGGGTCATGATCAACACCATCGCCCCGATCTGGGACGGCAACGAGGTCTGGCTGATCGTCGCCGGCGGCGCCACCTTCGCGGCCTTCCCGGAGTGGTACGCCACCCTGTTCTCCGGCTTCTACCTGCCGCTCCTGCTCATCCTGGTCGGCCTCATCATCCGCGGCGTGGCGTTCGAGTACCGCGGCACCATCGAGGGCGACCGGTGGCGCAACCTCTGGGACACCGCCATCGTGGTCGGCTCGACCCTGCCCGCGCTGCTGTGGGGCGTCGCGTTCGCCAACATCGTGCGCGGGGTGCCGATCGACGCCGACAAGCAGTTCACCGGAACGCTCTTCACCCTGCTGAACCCCTACGGCCTGCTCGGCGGCCTGACCACCCTGCTGCTGTTCGCCTTCCACGGCGCGCTGTTCCTGGGGCTGCGCACCGAGGGGGAGATCCGCGCCCGCGCCATCGCCCTGGCCGCGAAGCTCTCGGTGCCCGCGATCGGCGTCGCCGTGGTCTTCGCGCTGTGGACCCAGCTGGCCTACGGCAAGGCCTGGACCTGGGGCGTCGTGGTGGTCGCGGCCGTGGCCCTGCTCACCGCGGCCTACGGCGCGTTCAGGGAGCGGGAGGCCCTGGGTTTCGGCAGCACGGTGCTGGCGACGGCCTCGGCGGTGGTGCTGCTGTTCGGCTGCCTCTTCCCGGACGTCATGCCCTCCAGCACGAACGAGCTGTTCTCGCTGACGATCCACAACGCCTCGTCCACGCACTACACGCTGGTCGTCATGACCTGGGCCGCCTGCTTCCTGACCCCGGTCGTGATCCTCTACCAGTCGTGGACCTACTGGGTCTTCTGGCACCGCATCGGCGCCACGAAGATCCCGCCGGGTCACGGCCTGCCCTGGTCCACGCCGGAAGCGGAAGCCTCGTATCGATGA
- a CDS encoding cytochrome ubiquinol oxidase subunit I: MDALDLARWQFGVTTVYHFIFVPLTIGLAPMVAIMQTVWFRTGDERWLRATKFFGKLFLINFAIGVVTGIVQEFQFGMNWSEYSRFVGDVFGAPLALEGLAAFFLESTFIGAWIFGWDRLPKKLHLASIWLAAIGVNLSAFFILAANSFMQHPVGVEYNAETGRAELTSIGALLSNNTVLWAFPHQITAAFMTAACFVAGIAGWWMVKARHQAQVDSHTRHEKVELYRPVFRFACVVLLVAGVGAAVTGDGQAKLMYQQQPMKMAAAEGLCETEEGAGFSLFAIGNPGDGHCDVQTFAIPGVYSFMATGDFNATVPGVNQLQAEYSEKYGDGQDYVPNLAVTYWNFRAMILFGVLGAALGVVGLWVTRKGRNPGRWFGRLALIAIPGPFLANLTGWVFTEMGRQPWVVAPNPDGDWTIRMLTQDGVSTVGPWSVGISLVTFTLLYGSLAIAWFGLIRRYAAAGAPGIEEAPDHDDDADRPLSFAY, from the coding sequence ATGGACGCCCTCGACCTGGCCCGATGGCAGTTCGGTGTCACCACCGTCTACCACTTCATCTTCGTTCCGCTGACCATCGGGCTCGCTCCGATGGTGGCGATCATGCAGACCGTCTGGTTCCGCACCGGCGACGAGCGCTGGCTGCGCGCCACCAAGTTCTTCGGCAAGCTCTTCCTGATCAACTTCGCCATCGGCGTCGTCACCGGCATCGTGCAGGAGTTCCAGTTCGGCATGAACTGGAGCGAGTACTCGCGCTTCGTCGGTGACGTGTTCGGCGCCCCCCTGGCCCTCGAGGGCCTGGCCGCGTTCTTCCTCGAGTCCACCTTCATCGGCGCCTGGATCTTCGGCTGGGACCGCCTGCCGAAGAAGCTGCACCTGGCCAGCATCTGGCTCGCGGCGATCGGCGTGAACCTCTCGGCGTTCTTCATCCTCGCCGCCAACTCGTTCATGCAGCACCCGGTCGGCGTCGAGTACAACGCCGAGACCGGCCGCGCCGAGCTCACCAGCATCGGCGCCCTGCTGTCGAACAACACCGTGCTGTGGGCGTTCCCGCACCAGATCACCGCCGCGTTCATGACCGCGGCCTGCTTCGTCGCCGGCATCGCGGGCTGGTGGATGGTGAAGGCGCGCCACCAGGCCCAGGTCGACTCGCACACCCGGCACGAGAAGGTCGAGCTGTACCGCCCCGTGTTCCGGTTCGCCTGCGTGGTGCTCCTGGTCGCCGGCGTCGGCGCCGCCGTCACCGGTGACGGCCAGGCCAAGCTCATGTACCAGCAGCAGCCCATGAAGATGGCCGCGGCCGAGGGACTCTGCGAGACCGAGGAGGGCGCCGGCTTCAGCCTCTTCGCGATCGGCAACCCGGGCGACGGGCACTGCGACGTGCAGACCTTCGCCATCCCGGGCGTCTACTCGTTCATGGCCACCGGCGACTTCAACGCCACCGTGCCGGGCGTGAACCAGCTCCAGGCCGAGTACTCGGAGAAGTACGGCGACGGTCAGGACTACGTGCCGAACCTGGCCGTGACCTACTGGAACTTCCGCGCCATGATCCTTTTCGGCGTGCTCGGCGCCGCGCTCGGCGTGGTCGGCCTCTGGGTGACCCGCAAGGGCCGCAACCCGGGCCGCTGGTTCGGCCGCCTCGCGCTGATCGCCATTCCGGGCCCGTTCCTGGCCAACCTCACCGGCTGGGTCTTCACCGAGATGGGCCGCCAGCCCTGGGTCGTCGCCCCGAACCCGGACGGTGACTGGACCATTCGCATGCTCACGCAGGACGGCGTCTCCACCGTCGGTCCCTGGTCGGTCGGCATCTCGCTCGTCACCTTCACCCTGCTGTACGGCTCGCTGGCGATCGCCTGGTTCGGCCTGATCCGCCGGTACGCGGCCGCGGGTGCTCCCGGTATCGAGGAGGCGCCGGACCACGACGACGACGCCGACCGCCCGCTCAGCTTCGCCTACTGA
- a CDS encoding ABC transporter permease, with translation MSRKAPARYGSGLRTRPRRRSLVIGTLAGLVVWELLALLAGALTAQGDHVVPHLKVIVTEGITGLSHFYRGGWGPATTLQGAPDSVGLAALAVLQNGLVTLGRFVTGYLAALALGLPAGLLVGAARPVRLAAGGVAGLLRMLPLLAMAPLFTLWFGATSGASIGFVTFGAFWVVLLATANAVGNLPPHVTDYPRTLGLSRTRISTHIVLPAIVPELRGALVLAAGTAWACVLASELYGIQSGLGWALNQTLVYSLVDQMVLVAGLFAGLSLATSRLVDAVTGRLTRWNE, from the coding sequence GTGAGCCGAAAAGCCCCGGCGAGGTACGGTTCCGGTCTGCGCACCCGCCCTCGCCGCCGCTCGCTGGTGATCGGCACCCTGGCCGGGCTCGTCGTCTGGGAACTCCTGGCCCTGCTGGCCGGCGCCCTGACCGCTCAGGGCGACCACGTCGTCCCCCATCTGAAAGTGATCGTCACCGAAGGCATCACCGGGCTGAGCCACTTCTACCGCGGTGGCTGGGGCCCGGCCACCACCCTCCAGGGCGCCCCCGACTCGGTAGGGCTGGCCGCCCTCGCCGTGCTGCAGAACGGCCTCGTGACCCTGGGCCGTTTCGTCACGGGCTATCTGGCCGCCCTCGCCCTGGGTCTTCCGGCCGGCCTGCTCGTCGGCGCCGCCCGCCCCGTGCGTCTCGCGGCCGGCGGCGTGGCCGGTCTGCTGCGCATGCTGCCGCTGCTCGCGATGGCCCCGCTCTTCACCCTCTGGTTCGGCGCGACCAGCGGTGCCAGCATCGGCTTCGTGACCTTCGGCGCGTTCTGGGTCGTGCTCCTGGCCACCGCGAACGCCGTCGGCAACCTGCCCCCGCACGTCACCGACTACCCCCGCACACTCGGCCTGAGCCGCACCCGGATCAGCACCCACATCGTTCTGCCCGCCATCGTTCCCGAGCTGCGCGGCGCCCTCGTGCTCGCCGCCGGAACGGCCTGGGCCTGCGTGCTCGCGTCAGAGCTGTACGGCATCCAGTCCGGCCTCGGCTGGGCCCTCAACCAGACCCTGGTCTACTCCCTCGTCGACCAGATGGTGCTCGTGGCCGGGCTCTTCGCGGGTCTCTCGCTGGCCACGTCGCGCCTGGTCGACGCGGTCACCGGTCGGCTGACCCGATGGAATGAGTAG
- a CDS encoding ABC transporter ATP-binding protein, whose amino-acid sequence MSIQIRGLTVTFNPGPDAVTPLENLDLDIPAGQFLCVLGPSGQGKSTLLRCVAGLLQPTAGTVEAHGRRVEGPSATRGMVFQQDAIPGWLRVADNIALGPRSRKIPESQWRPQALHFTEAVGLAGRERAWPRELSGGMRKRVAVAAVFANDPDILLMDEPFSSLDHLTRQGLHRTLLDLWAETGKTIVFVTHDTDEALALADRIVVIAGGGVRADVVVPFARPRTDALRMDAQANALRATLLGHL is encoded by the coding sequence ATGAGCATCCAGATCCGCGGTCTCACCGTCACGTTCAACCCGGGACCCGACGCCGTCACCCCCCTGGAGAACCTCGACCTCGACATCCCGGCCGGCCAATTCCTCTGCGTCCTGGGGCCTTCCGGTCAGGGCAAGAGCACCCTCCTGCGCTGCGTCGCCGGCCTCCTGCAGCCCACCGCCGGCACCGTCGAGGCCCACGGCCGGAGGGTCGAGGGCCCGAGCGCCACCCGCGGCATGGTCTTCCAGCAGGATGCCATCCCCGGCTGGCTACGCGTCGCGGACAACATCGCTCTCGGCCCCCGCAGCCGCAAGATCCCCGAAAGCCAGTGGCGTCCGCAGGCACTGCACTTCACCGAGGCCGTCGGGCTGGCGGGCCGCGAGCGCGCCTGGCCCCGCGAACTCTCCGGCGGCATGCGCAAAAGAGTGGCCGTCGCCGCCGTTTTCGCCAACGACCCCGACATCCTCCTGATGGACGAACCCTTCTCGTCCCTCGACCACCTCACCCGCCAGGGACTGCACCGCACCCTGCTCGACCTGTGGGCCGAGACCGGCAAGACCATCGTGTTCGTCACCCACGACACCGACGAGGCCCTCGCGCTCGCCGACCGCATCGTGGTGATCGCCGGTGGGGGAGTGAGGGCGGACGTGGTGGTCCCGTTCGCGCGTCCCCGCACCGACGCCCTGCGCATGGACGCGCAGGCGAACGCTCTGCGCGCAACGCTTCTGGGGCACCTGTGA
- a CDS encoding ABC transporter permease, with translation MGVAVFWALWELAALGIANDAVLPGPRVVLWQFQQHAGGDRGLEFLGLEHSSYAVNLAWTVGTATTAWLIGSTLGVVAGLGAARRQWLRDLTEPVLFVFGAVPVLVVAPLLLIWLGPGPASKLLLVTFYCFVVVAVVAQSAALNIPPASEEYAATLGLDGSQRFRNIVLPATFPAVVAVLRLALATGVGLEAGAELLGSRVGMGRLIALRAQQGNVGEVLSLSITLGLAAVLLDVLIRAAARPALRWQG, from the coding sequence GTGGGTGTCGCGGTGTTCTGGGCGCTCTGGGAGCTCGCGGCCCTCGGCATCGCGAACGACGCCGTCCTGCCCGGCCCCCGCGTCGTGCTCTGGCAGTTCCAGCAGCACGCCGGCGGCGACCGGGGCCTGGAGTTCCTCGGCCTCGAGCACTCCTCCTACGCCGTCAACCTGGCCTGGACCGTCGGCACCGCCACCACCGCCTGGCTGATCGGCAGCACCCTCGGCGTCGTCGCCGGTCTCGGCGCCGCCCGCCGCCAGTGGCTGCGTGACCTCACCGAACCCGTGCTCTTCGTCTTCGGGGCCGTTCCCGTGCTCGTCGTCGCCCCCCTGCTCCTGATCTGGCTCGGCCCCGGCCCGGCGAGCAAGCTGCTGCTCGTCACGTTCTACTGCTTCGTCGTGGTCGCGGTGGTGGCCCAGTCGGCGGCCCTGAACATCCCCCCGGCCAGCGAGGAGTACGCCGCCACCCTCGGCCTCGACGGCTCCCAGCGCTTCCGGAACATCGTGCTGCCCGCCACCTTTCCGGCCGTCGTCGCCGTACTCCGCCTCGCCCTCGCCACCGGCGTCGGCCTCGAGGCCGGCGCCGAACTGCTCGGCTCCCGCGTCGGCATGGGCCGCCTCATCGCCCTGCGCGCCCAGCAGGGCAACGTCGGCGAGGTGCTCAGCCTGTCGATCACTCTCGGCCTGGCCGCCGTGCTGCTCGACGTCCTGATCCGCGCCGCCGCGCGCCCGGCCCTGAGGTGGCAGGGATGA